A window of the Emys orbicularis isolate rEmyOrb1 chromosome 1, rEmyOrb1.hap1, whole genome shotgun sequence genome harbors these coding sequences:
- the LOC135884153 gene encoding olfactory receptor 52M1-like isoform X2, protein MSDSNNTDFTNPSSFILLGIPGLEAAHVWISIPFCSMYTIAVLGNFTILFIVKTEPSLHVPMYYFLCMLAITDLVLSTSALPKMLSNFWFNSREIDFNACLTQMYFIHSFFVMESGIFVAMAFDRYVAICDPLRHSTILTYPMVAKIGLALVLRGIMFILPYTFLIRQRPYCRTNIIPHSYCEYIAVVKLACGDTQIGSYYGLFVLFCVRGLDMIFISVSYTQILRAIFSLPTKDARLKALGTCSSHICVILSFYIPALFSSLTHRFGHNVPLQFHVLIANVYLLVPPMLNPIIYGVRTRQIRDRLLRLPQLEIK, encoded by the exons atgtcagattccaacaacaccgacttcaccaacccctccagcttcatcctgctgggcattcctggcctggaggcagcccatgtctggatctccatccccttctgctccATGTACACCATAGCcgtcttggggaacttcaccatcctgttcatcgtGAAGACGGAACCAAGCCTCCATgtgcccatgtactatttcctctgcatgctggccatcacTGACCTGGTCCTGTCCACGTCAGCCCTGCCCAAAATGCTGAGTaacttctggttcaattccagggagatagaTTTCAATGCCTGCCTCACCCAAATGTACTTCATTCACTCCTTCTTCGtgatggagtctgggatcttcgtggccatggcttttgatcgctatgtggccatctgtgatcccctgagacattccaccatcctgacatACCCCATGGTGGCCAAGATTGGCCTGGCCTTGGTGCTGCGTGGCATCATGTTCATACTGCCTTATACTTTCCTCATAAGGCAacggccatattgcagaaccaacatcatcccccactcGTACTGCGAGTACATAgccgtggtgaagctggcctgcggCGACACCCAAATCGGTAGTTACTACGGCCTCTTTGTGCTATTCTGTGTGAGGGGTCTGGATATGATTTTTATCTCTGTGTCCTatacccagatcctcagggccatcttcagcctccccacaaaggatgcccgGCTCAAGGCTTTggggacctgcagctcccacatCTGTGTCATCTTAAGCTTTTACATCCcagctctcttctcctccctcacaCACCGGTTTGGCCACAATGTGCCCCTGCAGTTCCACGTTCTCATTGCCAACGTGTACCTCCTGGTTCCCCCCATGCTCAACCCCATCATCTACGGGGTGAGAACCAGACAGatccgggacaggctgctccG TTTACCTCAATTGGAAATCAAGTGA
- the LOC135884153 gene encoding olfactory receptor 52R1-like isoform X1 — protein sequence MSDSNNTDFTNPSSFILLGIPGLEAAHVWISIPFCSMYTIAVLGNFTILFIVKTEPSLHVPMYYFLCMLAITDLVLSTSALPKMLSNFWFNSREIDFNACLTQMYFIHSFFVMESGIFVAMAFDRYVAICDPLRHSTILTYPMVAKIGLALVLRGIMFILPYTFLIRQRPYCRTNIIPHSYCEYIAVVKLACGDTQIGSYYGLFVLFCVRGLDMIFISVSYTQILRAIFSLPTKDARLKALGTCSSHICVILSFYIPALFSSLTHRFGHNVPLQFHVLIANVYLLVPPMLNPIIYGVRTRQIRDRLLRLFTHKGT from the coding sequence atgtcagattccaacaacaccgacttcaccaacccctccagcttcatcctgctgggcattcctggcctggaggcagcccatgtctggatctccatccccttctgctccATGTACACCATAGCcgtcttggggaacttcaccatcctgttcatcgtGAAGACGGAACCAAGCCTCCATgtgcccatgtactatttcctctgcatgctggccatcacTGACCTGGTCCTGTCCACGTCAGCCCTGCCCAAAATGCTGAGTaacttctggttcaattccagggagatagaTTTCAATGCCTGCCTCACCCAAATGTACTTCATTCACTCCTTCTTCGtgatggagtctgggatcttcgtggccatggcttttgatcgctatgtggccatctgtgatcccctgagacattccaccatcctgacatACCCCATGGTGGCCAAGATTGGCCTGGCCTTGGTGCTGCGTGGCATCATGTTCATACTGCCTTATACTTTCCTCATAAGGCAacggccatattgcagaaccaacatcatcccccactcGTACTGCGAGTACATAgccgtggtgaagctggcctgcggCGACACCCAAATCGGTAGTTACTACGGCCTCTTTGTGCTATTCTGTGTGAGGGGTCTGGATATGATTTTTATCTCTGTGTCCTatacccagatcctcagggccatcttcagcctccccacaaaggatgcccgGCTCAAGGCTTTggggacctgcagctcccacatCTGTGTCATCTTAAGCTTTTACATCCcagctctcttctcctccctcacaCACCGGTTTGGCCACAATGTGCCCCTGCAGTTCCACGTTCTCATTGCCAACGTGTACCTCCTGGTTCCCCCCATGCTCAACCCCATCATCTACGGGGTGAGAACCAGACAGatccgggacaggctgctccGGCTCTTCACTCATAAAGGGACATAA